In the Streptomyces fradiae ATCC 10745 = DSM 40063 genome, GCCCCGCTCGTCGCCGCCTGCGGCGCCGCCGTGCCGCAGCTCAGCGGCCGTGGCCTCGGCCACACCGGCGGCACCCTCGACAAGCTGGAGTCCATCCCCGGCTGGCGCGCCCTGCTCTCCAACGAGGAGATGCTGCACGTCCTCGACACGACCGGCGCCGTCATCTGCGCGGCCGGCGACGGCCTGGCCCCCGCCGACAAGAAGCTGTACGCCCTGCGGGACGTGACCGGCACCGTCGAGGCGATCCCGCTGATCGCCTCCTCGATCATGTCGAAGAAGATCGCCGAGGGTACGGGCTCGCTCGTCCTCGACGTGAAGGTCGGCTCCGGCGCCTTCATGAAGAACATCGACGACGCCCGCGAGCTGGCCTCCACCATGGTCGGGCTCGGCACCGACCACGGCGTGCGCACGGTGGCCCTGCTCACCGACATGGCGACGCCGCTGGGCCTGACGGCGGGCAACGCCCTGGAGGTCCGCGAGTCCGTCGAGGTCCTGGCCGGCGGCGGTCCCGCCGACGTGGTGGAGCTGACGGTCGCCCTCGCCCGCGAGATGCTCGACGCGGCCGGCCTCAAGGACGCCGACCCGGCGAAGGCCCTCGCCGACGGGTCCGCCATGGACGTGTGGCGCCGCATGATCGCCGCACAGGGCGGCGACCCGGACGCCGCCCTGCCGGTCGCCCGT is a window encoding:
- a CDS encoding thymidine phosphorylase, whose protein sequence is MDAISVIRTKRDRGELTPEQIDWVIDAYTRGEVADEQMSSLAMAILLNGMNRAEIARWTAAMIASGERMDFSSLSRPTADKHSTGGVGDKITLPLAPLVAACGAAVPQLSGRGLGHTGGTLDKLESIPGWRALLSNEEMLHVLDTTGAVICAAGDGLAPADKKLYALRDVTGTVEAIPLIASSIMSKKIAEGTGSLVLDVKVGSGAFMKNIDDARELASTMVGLGTDHGVRTVALLTDMATPLGLTAGNALEVRESVEVLAGGGPADVVELTVALAREMLDAAGLKDADPAKALADGSAMDVWRRMIAAQGGDPDAALPVARERHVVTAPESGVLTRLDAYAVGVAAWRLGAGRARKEDPVQAGAGVELHAKPGDTVTAGAPLLTLHTDTPEKFDYALRSLEGAWDIAPAGTAFTPSPIVLDRIA